The Malus sylvestris chromosome 12, drMalSylv7.2, whole genome shotgun sequence genome contains a region encoding:
- the LOC126592926 gene encoding probable calcium-binding protein CML36, with the protein MKFIKISSKNLSPKRLFRSKKDRSAVSRSEPPSFGSETASASSSSSSYTIHKPGAGAGGGTTPTSVLPERSGEWSEFSADLQLDMAQAFKLIDRDNDGVVSRKELEALLCRLGNDPQSREEVTLMLSEVDRDGNGSISLEAVLNRVGPVSGPAADSELRDAFEVFDTDNDGKISAEELLSFFRAIGDEGCTLEECGRMIAGADKNGDGFVCFEEFAHMMERQR; encoded by the coding sequence ATGAAGTTCATCAAAATTAGCTCCAAAAATCTCAGTCCGAAACGCCTCTTCCGGTCTAAGAAGGACCGGTCCGCCGTATCTCGCTCCGAACCGCCGTCGTTCGGGTCCGAAACGGCGTCTGCCTCGTCATCCTCTTCCTCATACACAATCCACAAGCCCGGGGCCGGCGCCGGCGGTGGAACCACGCCCACCAGCGTTTTGCCCGAAAGATCGGGTGAGTGGTCCGAGTTTTCGGCTGATCTGCAGCTCGACATGGCGCAAGCGTTTAAACTTATAGACCGGGACAACGATGGAGTGGTGTCGAGGAAAGAACTCGAGGCTCTTCTGTGCCGGCTCGGTAACGACCCGCAGAGTCGAGAGGAGGTGACGTTGATGCTAAGCGAGGTGGACCGAGACGGTAACGGTTCAATCAGCCTCGAGGCTGTGTTGAACCGGGTCGGGCCGGTTTCCGGTCCAGCTGCCGACTCGGAACTGCGGGATGCGTTTGAAGTGTTTGACACGGATAACGACGGAAAAATATCGGCGGAGGAGCTTTTGAGCTTTTTCAGGGCAATCGGCGACGAAGGGTGCACGTTAGAGGAGTGCGGGCGCATGATAGCAGGGGCTGATAAGAATGGGGATGGGTTCGTGTGCTTTGAGGAGTTTGCTCATATGATGGAGCGTCAGAGATGA